A region of Jaculus jaculus isolate mJacJac1 chromosome 20, mJacJac1.mat.Y.cur, whole genome shotgun sequence DNA encodes the following proteins:
- the Ice1 gene encoding little elongation complex subunit 1 isoform X3 — MEAQPGAGDRADFPGCGRSLDEDLQAAIHFFKPPPPLLSPVPSPPLPPPRLSAFSAPLLPETYFGAYTDSSDNDSVPLGSTAESASEDEAVESQDYFGLLGKSEGDRTWAGKPKPQSAVRILRRSSARTVTPNRTEPLVALPKEPLTPLSSAQGRHWIASPRFVNEQETFNVAERQVGIEKPGSSVQAGNTLHKPAWNRWVEMPSVSLTQEKVIGAEESEPSSSPLVERTLSELSGAEGKSPSSTMKRLPQPGFTKCSLTDGIPSESDLATGAGCFQRSGERAKEREAVRGSMLGSPEPDSPSSDDGMEVVGLDGEGSFSSSSTSASVCSKPQSSRLTLVSNAHNPVEVFPRQVCHAEQLQMGTLDAFLLRAEPPSCAEQEHNPGQSTHALSSVLGAPAFNDQQSRKKEGTNILKGMTKMYSLPQSVFRKATKDGQCESQGPVPRFTLRPSGLTTVACSQPGSGTRGSAVVRSASWHHSDVLRRAGRESPVASSECEQKGSRQSEKGVPALGGGGLTSEPEQPKGRAHGPPASRASAALLPNQVSVITKQTRPEKAPSAILEQRRPRGDEQTSATESHTNTAGALPSVAGRARAIQEAAVVKSPSPEVSASWGKPDAGFPRGSLPAESFDYSTDGRVTFSAEHSLTQSQDSESESAPRGEPWKCTQPPPAVRLGATRVHSEELRAAEVTESCRAAGRAGTEAPVVTGGAPSAPQRAAETFPESRPARSSPLGSADEEAQDGLQSRLPVASRCSTGLRDPAGEDTELEESEACSCSEGERELEAEGTAGGGRQQAVGDSGRHVGDSKAEAAEARPCTDVGFLTSALQDFSLSPFPDLDRLSTSEVVMFLQSCQLRDYSSGDSVSECSSRGTLTKEWKQSAVLLGNLGKCEEEMLGTSEEWVEAEDDDPSENFSQHGPCSLETLSAVLTKLGRELHAHREDCSSEDADRPVLLSVHSSPTADHLEAVPLEETPAPHAPELPRPAVGNSTGSSPRGTCDPEHIQSRLKEDSNITKSANSVEGDLKEPGPPLTLSSYCEAPLRPEQSRSCVAESAVRYRISTVTSEVINVVINKNQNVVIEKGDNWTIISGVAISPGMGQVLCGTVGDGPISQDQGTLDASSGSVMSKEKPIEAGHTSALLPEPPGGSNFPGSQEDVSSTGQSANFDKSRLRSRPVKPSIWVSSQIYDQLGETERVVAFDHTYCNWKLESVSKSKNRSKISNKDQSPKPGKTWGLSRDDACQGEVNQPSGARESTKPLRTQAQPILANADTSTPMDSSPDTLSKIRQEVGPPLPPLLAPLIATPPRSSQPVSPVISSSSPSPASPASHVSPLCDISGPPGLSSWPETAQQASSPGPSPAPSPAAGAAGRIVSSPLQFCSATPKHALPVPGRLPPCAPGHAVVGGTQENSVKILDTMYPELSARARTLNLLKGNLQLSRGSCVDGKVLIGFKAITSTSTAFVKTRSSCGGEGSQKSRDMGTQQGMSAKRTSSACTLRSAKRLRLDSESPEPESRAVSAGVKNLPGTAPQADPVTAEEGQSASPGGGPASPLPGDPKETVESPDEAIARAMKKVAEAAFDLLPVIRSHVYVGNISKKPVMRDQEKEVVYEFSTTKKHLAECLLRSILSELKLEKTAEDPSYLHALCRVYVGICRQLGDLERARLFCYSILKEDFPESEKLTLFIANTWLDIFLSQSVISQAMQLVARHRAKGEVQNCLRAFLCWEKNAPVDVGIMVSKLLLTVQLCPKTEFQSSEKFGEDLSDSIWEYVLAIDLLCCHQKWVWTHDHVISKELWPVMDKWVKFRKGHVNITYTPDVIVASILRLIGRLGQLGLKEGFPTAVRNISSVIGMFIQHARDEDIPWGIQLAAVYALCELSPSNPAEISKILEAWRRETSNSVPSAVISCLEEVDSLSTGDSDP; from the exons ATGGAGGCGCAGCCTGGTGCGGGGGACAGGGCTGACTTCCCCGGCTGCGGACGCTCCCTGGATGAAGATCTTCAAGCCGCGATCCACTTCTTCAAGCCGCCCCCACCTCTGCTGTCTCCAGTGCCCTCTCCCCCTCTGCCGCCACCACGTCTGAGCGCCTTCTCTGCTCCCCTGCTGCCT GAAACCTACTTTGGAGCGTATACAGACTCCAGTGACAATGACTCTGTCCCGCTTGGAAGTACTGCCGAGTCTGCTTCAGAAGACGAGGCTGTCGAATCacaggattattttggcttacttgggAAAAGTGAGGGAGATCGTACATGGGCAGGAAAGCCCAAGCCACAGAGTGCTGTCCGCATTCTCCGTAGATCTTCTGCACGCACAGTGACGCCCAACAGAACGGAGCCTTTAGTGGCACTGCCCAAGGAACCTCTCACCCCCTTGTCCTCAGCCCAAGGAAGGCATTGGATAGCATCACCCAGATTTGTGAATGAACAGGAGACTTTCAATGTGGCAGAAAGGCAAGTGGGTATCGAGAAGCCAGGGAGTTCTGTTCAGGCTGGAAACACACTTCATAAGCCTGCTTGGAATCGGTGGGTTGAGATGCCATCTGTCAGCCTGACACAAGAGAAGGTCATTGGGGCTGAGGAGTCAGAGCCATCGTCGTCTCCCCTTGTTGAGAGGACACTGAGTGAGCTCAGTGGGGCTGAAGGAAAATCCCCATCATCAACAATGAAGAGATTGCCCCAGCCAGGATTTACCAAGTGTTCACTCACTGATGGGATCCCTTCTGAATCAGACCTGGCAACTGGTGCTGGCTGTTTTCAGAGATCTGGAGAAagggcaaaagaaagagaagctgtgAGAGGGTCAATGTTAGGATCACCTGAGCCAGACAGCCCCAGCTCAGATGATGGGATGGAGGTGGTGGGGCTTGATGGTGAGGGcagcttttcctcctcctctacctCAGCATCTGTCTGCAGCAAGCCCCAGTCATCACGGCTGACACTTGTCAGCAATGCACACAACCCAGTGGAAGTCTTCCCTCGGCAAGTGTGTCACGCAGAACAGTTGCAGATGGGAACATTAGATGCCTTTCTTCTGCGTGCTGAGCCTCCCAGTTGTGCTGAACAAGAACATAACCCAGGGCAGAGTACACATGCTCTAAGTTCTGTGCTGGGGGCACCTGCTTTTAATGATCAGCagagcagaaagaaggaaggtacaaacattttaaaaggcaTGACCAAAATGTACTCACTTCCCCAGTCAGTATTTCGGAAGGCGACAAAAGATGGGCAGTGTGAGAGCCAGGGTCCAGTTCCACGGTTCACGCTCCGTCCGTCAGGTCTGACCACAGTGGCCTGCTCGCAGCCCGGCTCCGGCACAAGGGGCTCCGCTGTTGTTAGAAGCGCTTCATGGCACCACAGTGATGTACTAAGGAGAGCTGGTCGGGAAAGTCCTGTAGCCAGCTCTGAGTGTGAGCAGAAGGGGAGTCGCCAGTCAGAGAAGGGAGTACcggccttgggaggtggagggttGACGAGCGAGCCAGAGCAGCCCAAGGGAAGGGCCCATGGTCCCCCGGCATCCAGGGCCTCTGCGGCTTTATTGCCCAACCAAGTGTCAGTCATCACAAAGCAGACAAGGCCCGAGAAGGCTCCGAGCGCCATCCTGGAGCAGAGGAGGCCACGTGGGGATGAGCAGACCTCGGCCACAGAGAGTCATACGAACACAGCTGGCGCCCTGCCCTCTGTAGCCGGACGAGCCAGGGCCATCCAGGAGGCAGCTGTGGTCAAAAGCCCTTCACCAGAAGTGTCTGCCTCTTGGGGAAAACCGGACGCTGGTTTTCCACGTGGTTCCTTACCAGCAGAGAGCTTTGATTATTCCACAGATGGCAGGGTGACTTTCTCTGCTGAGCACAGCCTTACCCAGAGCCAGGACTCTGAGAGCGAGTCTGCGCCGCGGGGGGAGCCGTGGAAATGCACACAGCCTCCCCCTGCGGTCAGGCTGGGCGCCACTAGGGTGCACAGTGAGGAGCTGCGCGCAGCTGAGGTCACAGAGTCCTGTAGAGCTGCAGGCCGAGCGGGCACTGAGGCCCCCGTGGTCACAGGTGGTGCTCCTAGCGCACCCCAGCGTGCAGCTGAAACTTTTCCTGAAAGCCGCCCTGCGCGCTCTTCACCACTTGGCAGTGCAGACGAGGAGGCCCAGGACGGACTCCAGAGTCGTCTTCCTGTGGCTTCCCGCTGCTCCACAGGCCTGCGCGATCCGGCCGGGGAGGACACGGAGCTGGAGGAGAGCGAGGCGTGCAGCTGCAGCGAAGGCGAGCGCGAGCTCGAGGCCGAGGGCACCGCGGGGGGCGGGCGGCAGCAGGCCGTGGGTGACTCGGGGAGGCATGTGGGAGACAGCAAGGCAGAGGCAGCCGAGGCAAGACCCTGCACAGATGTAGGCTTTCTGACCTCGGCTCTGCAGGACTTCAGCCTCAGCCCCTTTCCTGATCTAGACAGGCTGTCCACGTCAGAGGTGGTCATGTTTCTCCAAAGCTGCCAACTAAGGGATTACAGCTCAGGGGACTCGGTGTCGGAATGTTCTAGCAGAGGAACCCTGACTAAAGAGTGGAAGCAGAGTGCTGTGCTCTTGGGCAATCTTGGGAAGTGTGAGGAGGAGATGCTTGGGACCTCGGAGGAGTGGGTTGAAGCAGAAGATGATGATCCCTCTGAGAATTTCAGCCAGCATGGCCCGTGTTCTTTGGAAACTCTGTCCGCGGTTCTCACCAAGCTGGGGCGAGAACTGCATGCACACCGTGAGGACTGTAGCAGTGAGGATGCAGATCGCCCTGTTCTCCTAAGTGTGCACAGCAGCCCAACAGCTGACCATTTGGAGGCAGTGCCACTGGAGGAAACCCCCGCTCCCCATGCTCCAGAGCTGCCCCGGCCAGCAGTTGGGAACAGCACAGGCAGCTCGCCACGTGGTACATGTGATCCTGAGCACATTCAGAGCAGACTCAAGGAGGACTCCAATATCACCAAGTCTGCCAACAGTGTGGAGGGTGACCTGAAAGAACCTGGGCCACCATTGACTCTGAGCTCCTACTGTGAGGCCCCACTTAGGCCAGAGCAGAGTCGCAGCTGTGTGGCTGAGTCAGCGGTCCGGTACCGTATCTCCACAGTGACCTCCGAAGTTATAAACGTGGTTATAAACAAAAACCAGAATGTAGTTATTGAAAAGGGGGACAACTGGACGATCATCAGTGGggttgccatctctccaggaatgGGACAGGTCCTGTGTGGTACTGTAGGGGATGGTCCCATTTCTCAGGATCAGGGGACACTGGACGCTAGTTCTGGTTCCGTGATGTCCAAGGAGAAGCCTATAGAGGCTGGCCACACTAGTGCCCTACTTCCAGAGCCTCCAGGTGGTAGCAACTTTCCAGGTTCCCAAGAAGATGTTTCCAGCACTGGTCAGAGTGCCAACTTTGATAAGAGTCGCTTGCGGAGCAGGCCCGTGAAGCCTAGCATATGGGTTAGCTCTCAGATATATGACCAGCTGGGGGAGACCGAGAGGGTTGTTGCTTTCGATCACACGTACTGTAACTGGAAGCTCGAGTCTGTCAGCAAAAGTAAAAATCGATCAAAAATCTCAAACAAAGATCAGTCCCCCAAGCCCGGGAAGACTTGGGGACTAAGCAGGGACGATGCTTGTCAGGGTGAAGTTAACCAGCCCTCGGGTGCCAGAGAGAGCACAAAACCTCTTCGGACCCAGGCCCAGCCCATCTTGGCCAATGCTGACACGTCTACCCCCATGGACTCTTCTCCCGACACCCTGAGCAAGATCCGCCAAGAGGTCGGGCCCCCATTGCCACCTCTTCTTGCTCCACTGATAGCCACACCTCCAAGGAGTTCCCAGCCAGTGTCCCCTGTGATATCAAGCTCAAGTCCCTCACCAGCTTCCCCTGCCAGTCACGTTTCCCCCTTGTGTGATATCTCAGGGCCTCCTGGGTTGTCTTCCTGGCCTGAAACAGCCCAGCAGGCTTCCTCACCAGGACCCTCTCCAGCTCCATCTCCTGCTGCAGGGGCTGCTGGAAGGATCGTATCCTCTCCTCTGCAGTTCTGCTCAGCCACACCCAAGCACGCACTTCCTGTGCCTGGCCGACTCCCACCCTGTGCCCCTGGCCATGCAGTGGTAGGAGGGACTCAAGAAAATTCTGTTAAAATCCTAGACACCATGTACCCAGAGCTGTCTGCCAGAGCCCGAACCCTCAACCTCCTCAAAGGGAACCTTCAGCTGTCTCGAGGTTCCTGTGTGGATGGGAAGGTGCTCATAGGGTTCAAAGCCATCACCTCCACCTCAACAGCTTTTGTCAAAACTAGGAGCAGCTGTGGTGGTGAAGGGAGCCAGAAGTCAAGAGACATGGGTACCCAGCAGGGCATGAGTGCCAAGAGAACTTCGTCAGCCTGTACGCTGAGGAGTGCTAAAAGACTACGCCTAGACAGTGAGTCCCCGGAACCAGAAAGCAGGGCCGTCTCTGCAGGAGTCAAGAACCTCCCAGGAACAGCCCCCCAGGCTGACCCAGTCACGGCAGAGGAGGGGCAAAGCGCCAGCCCAGGGGGTGGTCCAGCTTCTCCACTGCCTGGTGACCCCAAAGAAACCGTGGAGTCCCCTGATGAAGCCATAGCTCGGGCAATGAAGAAGGTCGCCGAGGCTGCTTTTGACCTGTTGCCTGTCATTCGCAGTCACGTGTATGTGGGGAATATCTCCAAAAAGCCTGTCATGAGAGACCAAGAGAAGGAAGTTGTGTATGAATTCAGCACAACAAAAAAG CACTTAGCTGAGTGCTTACTGCGCTCTATTCTCTCAGAGCTGAAACTCGAGAAGACAGCTGAGGACCCCAGCTACCTCCACGCCCTGTGCAGAGTATATGTGGGCATTTGTCGGCAACTTGGAGACCTGGAAAGAGCTCGCTTGTTTTGTTACAGCATACTGAAGGAAG attttccggAGTCTGAGAAGTTGACTCTGTTTATTGCAAATACATGGCTTGACATATTTCTCTCCCAGTCTGTGATCAGTCAAGCAATGCAGTTAGTAGCCAGGCACCGGGCCAAAGGAGAGGTTCAGAACTGCCTACGAGCCTTCTTGTGCTGGGAAAAG AATGCTCCTGTAGATGTGGGCATCATGGTCTCTAAGCTGCTTTTGACCGTACAGTTGTGCCCCAAAACAGAATTTCAGTCCAGTGAAAAGTTTGGTGAAGACCTAAGTGACAGCATCTGGGAGTACGTCCTTGCCATCGACCTGCTGTGCTGCCATCAGAAGTGGGTGTGGACGCACGACCATGTCATCAG TAAGGAGCTGTGGCCTGTGATGGACAAGTGGGTAAAATTCAGGAAAGGACATGTGAACATCACATACACCCCTGATGTCATTGTGGCGTCCATACTGAGGCTGATTG GTCGTTTAGGCCAGTTGGGTTTGAAGGAAGGATTTCCAACTGCTGTGAGAAATATTAGTTCGGTTATTGGTATGTTCATACAACATGCTCGGGATGAAG ATATCCCCTGGGGCATACAGTTAGCAGCCGTGTATGCTCTTTGCGAATTAAGCCCCAGCAATCCAGCAGAAATTTCCAAGATCCTAGAAGCCTGGCGGAGAGAGACTTCCAACAGTGTTCCGAGTGCAGTCATCAGCTGCCTGGAGGAAGTGGACTCACTGAGCACAGGGGACTCAGATCCTTGA